The stretch of DNA CGTCCGGTTTCGAGCAGGTGGCCGCCAACGTCGGCGTCACGCTCACCATCTTCACGGTCGACAACCGCGGCGCTATCCTGCGCCGCGAAGACAAACGCTCGCAGCCCAACAATCAGACCGGCCAGATCACGATCCCGCTGCCCGACGAGGCGGTTGCCGTGGGTCACACCTGGTCGCGACCCTACGACATCGAGGTCACGCTCAAGACGGGCGAATTGAAGTCGATCAAGACCCGGCAGCGGTTCACCCTGGCCGAGGTCACCGGCGACGTCGCCCGAATCGAGATCGCCACCGAGATCCTGACGCCGATTCACGACCCGGCCATCGAGGCGCAATTGATCCAGCGCGAATCGGCCGGCACGGTGCAGTTCGACATCGCGGCGGGCCGCATCGTCGGCCAGCAGATCGACCTCGACAAGAGCGTCGTCGGCTATGCCGGCGAAGGCAGCTCGCTGCGCTACATCACCCGGTTCAGCGAGGAATTGCTCGACGCCGAGCAAGCGGCGCCCGGCACGGAAAACCGCGCCGCCGGCGGGCCGCGCAAGCCGGCCGCGCGCCGGCCGATTGGTCCGGGCCTGCCCCCCGGGCTGGTCGTGGGCGGCACGAGCGACTCGAAGGGCGCGATCGGCGACCGCACGGCGAGCCGGAAGCTCAACAACACGCGGCGCTAATCGTCAATTCCAGCTCTCGCGCAGGAAACGAATCCAGTTGCCGTGCATGATCGCGGCGACATCGGCGCTCGTATAGCCCCGCGCGGCCAGTAGCCCTGGCACCGTCTGCAGGTCGGCAATCGTGTCGAGATCGATCGGCGCTTGCTCGCGGCCGAAACCGCCATCCAGATCGGTACCGATGGCCGCGTGCCGCGCATTGCCGGCCAACTGGCACACATGGTCGATGTGATCGACCATGTGCCGCAAAGAGACGCCGGTTTCCTGGGGCGTCGTGCGGCCGCGCTGCCAGTCGGGCACCAACATCCACGCATCCAGCGCCGCGCCGATCACCGCGCCGCGCTCGATCAGCAGCCGCAATTGCTCGTCGGTGAACTGGCGCTCGTGAGGGACCAAAGCGCGGCAATTCGAATGGCTGGCCCAGACGCGGCCCGAGTAGCACGCCAGGGCCTCGGCGAAGCTGTCGTCGCACAAATGGGTCGCGTCGAGAATCATGCCCAGGCGTTCGATCTCGGCCAACAACTCGCGGCCGCGCGGCCCCAAACCACCGGTGGCGTGCGTCCCCTGTGCGTAGGTGCCGGGCCCGTAGTGCGCCGGCCCGATGGCCCGCAGACC from Pirellulales bacterium encodes:
- a CDS encoding membrane dipeptidase; protein product: MLIFDAHLDLSMNALQWNRDLTATVAEIRRREQGQSDKPDRGRGTVALPDMRRGGVGLCVATLIARYVKPTNGLPGCNSPEIAWATTQGQLAWYRAMEEAGQMAAIVDRASLDRQVARWFEAAAPGVAPELRERLPIGYVLSLEGADSILTPAHLERAFAAGLRAIGPAHYGPGTYAQGTHATGGLGPRGRELLAEIERLGMILDATHLCDDSFAEALACYSGRVWASHSNCRALVPHERQFTDEQLRLLIERGAVIGAALDAWMLVPDWQRGRTTPQETGVSLRHMVDHIDHVCQLAGNARHAAIGTDLDGGFGREQAPIDLDTIADLQTVPGLLAARGYTSADVAAIMHGNWIRFLRESWN